TGGGACTGGTGAAGATGTGGGGACATGAACAGGGTGCCTGGGGGACCAGGACAGGAATTAGGGGAAAAGCACTGTGCAGATGGGCCCTGGGTACAGAGACCATGGGACTGGTGGGGGAGACCTGTGCCGGCACAGGATGGTCCTGGCATCGCCATTCCCACGGTGTCCATCATGTCCCTTTGTCCTGCCTCAGTCTAAGGTGGCCCTGGAGCCCCAGGTCTGAGCCACGCTGGTGTCCCCACAGGAGAAATCTGGGGGTGATGCCAAAACCCAAGCTCTGGTGCTGCTGTACATACAGAGCCACCCCCagtgagccctgtcccttctctcttccagcccagaccctcggctttgctggtgagtcctcaggggatgccatggcccaaccctgctgtccccagccccacgctggccctggcaggctggtgtcccctgtcacccacaggcactCAGACCACCTGGATCatcgtggagcccccctggatgccagcagttctgtgggaccgggtgacactgacctgccagggctcggggacctccAGTGCCACCAcatggtacaaggatgggcagcgctggggacagcagggacatgaccgcctcactgtcactgagaatgGCACCTACGAGTGTAACAGAACCAGCACTGGGCTCAGCCTCCCCGTGAGAGTCTCTGATGGTAagaggggtttgggtgtccccagcctggcacctgcagggaccccaagggctctgggtgggctctgctccatgggtcacctcctgtgtgaccagagtccATCCCCTGCATATGGGAACAACCCAAAGCATGCCAGTGTGGAGGGGCCCCTGTATTGGAATTGGGGACCTCCAGTGTGCTGGCTGTGACCCAATGGGGGGTTCCTATTGGGTGGTGCCTTCAGGACCCTCCAAGGCCTCCTGATGCTACAGGACCCACTTGttccccagactggctggtgctgcaggtgccggcacgGCCACTGCGGGAGGGGGACACGGTAACACTGCGCTGCCGGGACCGGCGGAACAACCTGGGCACCTGGGTGTCCTTCTACCATGAAGAGAAGCTGTTGGTGGAGCTCCGAAATGGGACAGAGCTGACCCtgttccctctccagctgcaccacagtgggcgctaccactgcaggggctggctgAAAGACAGGGAGTGGGTGGTGTCCGcgccggtgacagtgacagtgcatggtgagaacCCCACAGCTTCCACCCcaacacccccacagcccctccccaaggacttggggtcactgtccccactgcctccaatctcctgccctgagctcctcccagtgcaggtgctggagggtccccctgagccATCCTTCAgctccccctgactctcagctgcctcagcagccccagccccctgcggccccgagcccccctcctgcacgtgttccaCAGGGACAGGCAAGTGGTGGGGGGCcttcaggggtccctgcagctgctggtccccaccgtgggggtctcccactcagggaattacagctgccaggtgcactctGAAAGGGGACCGTGCGTaagagcagcacccggctccgcATCAGtttgcagtgagtgtggggatgggcacagggcccCCCACATGCTCCTAGGGACCCCTGCCTGGGCAACTCCATGACCCCCAGAGACCTTTCTTGGGTCCTTCCACCACTCCCCTTGTCTCCACAAATCCATCGCTTAGCCCTGTCCCCACTATCCCCCATCACTCTcatcccctcccctccctatcccctcacaccggctgccagcccctccctgtgccctcagccctgtctgtgtccctgcagtgcctgtggccaatgccaccatcatcccaggtcccctggcacaccaggtgcatgcaggtgacaatgtgaccctgcgctgctcagtgcaggtgggctcagcccctgtcaccttcacctggctgcacaacgggcaggaggttgCTCAGGGGCCCCTCCTGGaactcagggacatcgatgtggaacattcaggcacctaccagtgtgtggccaccaaccagctgggacaggacgggcactgtGTGTTCCAAGCactgagccctgagctggccctggaggtgacaccatggggacacagggacacaggtggggtcaca
The nucleotide sequence above comes from Melospiza melodia melodia isolate bMelMel2 unplaced genomic scaffold, bMelMel2.pri scaffold_35, whole genome shotgun sequence. Encoded proteins:
- the LOC134434409 gene encoding low affinity immunoglobulin gamma Fc region receptor III-like; this encodes MAGKVALLLWAQTLGFAGTQTTWIIVEPPWMPAVLWDRVTLTCQGSGTSSATTWYKDGQRWGQQGHDRLTVTENGTYECNRTSTGLSLPVRVSDGKRDWLVLQVPARPLREGDTVTLRCRDRRNNLGTWVSFYHEEKLLVELRNGTELTLFPLQLHHSGRYHCRGWLKDREWVVSAPVTVTVHVAAGVGGTLLFLLLLVGVIVAWHRWHRVAARKQQERPPPDPTAPPKGGKVRYTHGVSSKQARWSPDVTVPQDPQETYVELWGPHGRPWEPGDIYGNVL